The Xanthomonas indica genome has a segment encoding these proteins:
- a CDS encoding chemotaxis protein CheW — protein MSSYASNDEIRGVLILAGSERVLLPNATIAEVMSRVPVEPLPDAPHWLLGQIAWYGWKVPLVSFARLTGLGAEIVAANNKIVVLKALGGNPDLPYVALLTQSFPQLISVPRDGLLADASEETLPPGVHMRVLLGEQSALLPDLEAIEGMVVERFAVAE, from the coding sequence ATGAGCAGCTACGCCAGCAACGACGAAATCCGCGGTGTCCTCATCCTGGCCGGCAGCGAGCGCGTGCTGCTGCCCAACGCCACCATCGCCGAAGTGATGTCGCGCGTGCCGGTCGAGCCGCTGCCCGACGCCCCGCACTGGCTGCTCGGCCAGATCGCCTGGTACGGCTGGAAAGTCCCCCTGGTCTCTTTTGCCCGCCTAACCGGGCTGGGCGCCGAGATCGTCGCCGCCAACAACAAGATCGTCGTGCTCAAGGCCCTGGGCGGCAACCCCGACCTGCCGTACGTCGCCCTGCTGACCCAATCCTTCCCGCAGCTGATCTCCGTCCCCCGCGACGGCCTGCTCGCCGACGCCTCCGAAGAAACCCTCCCGCCCGGCGTGCACATGCGCGTGCTGCTGGGCGAGCAGAGCGCGTTGCTGCCGGATCTGGAGGCGATCGAGGGGATGGTGGTGGAGCGGTTTGCGGTGGCAGAGTAG
- a CDS encoding RHS repeat-associated core domain-containing protein, with protein sequence MITLHRTRNSSGALRFAMVLTLLALFASSAFAATEGKKQQFLVRDATGNSYGPYDTQSQAEAAIRTIPGPSDAPDAYQYVTEIKSTFLSEKGETSVTYWMGKKDRKLQYWGVNGITSDNEDDFIVKTINLLNDGNSPPCVSSTFVRASDWHVYSQEYKYLEVADFQYTSSRFDSRDGTCEPDADLLEMQRISICPNPYLNWEPEQNACVNEVITATITTIQPQCDGDQSGSPGSGNSGMVGNPCDVKTGEKFQAERDLDLGWITLTRYYHSGIALNTGGFGPGWTFSHSLRLTIQGDALGLVEGSGYAVPFRKMGSEYRAANASGERIVANGDQWVLYRQDAIYTFDAKGKLVSRMAEDGSGWVYGYNARGRLQSIASLQGRSIELVYADDNDDALITGIVSGGVQLASYVYDQQRLTSVTYADGNSRIYHYEDTRFPRHLTGVTTEDGQRFSTFAYDEIGRAISSQHAGGIDGVTLAYSDAGTRVTDALGDISDYTLTNAGGASPKVGAVARNDGTLQYSYNDQSSDFRRRLSSVTDRRGVQTQHTYAEATENGVAVNIHTVREAVGQPQERTTTTRTAAGSNRLLSVQTGGRTVSYSYNDRLQPVQMTSSDTASGKQRTITYSYCEASDVAATDSTCPILGLPKTVDGARTDVSDTTSFTYYATDDSACAISPTTCPHRKGDLWKVTNALGQVTEYLAYDGAGRVLSAKNANGVVTDYSYHPRGWLTASKVRGADDSSESDDRITAIDYWPTGLVKQVTQPDGAFTRFTYDAAHRLTDIADNAGNTIHYTLDNAGNRLKEDTKDASGALKRTLSRVYNQLGQLATQATAQGDPTDFGYDGNGNTKTITDALGHATQNDYDPLNRLARTLQDVGGIAAETKFGYDALDNLTKVTDPKGLDTTYAYNGLGDLTKLTSPDTGSTTYTYDSAGNRATQTDARNIKTSYGYDALNRLTQVTYPTTSLNVSYTYDVSQSSCASGETYGVGRLTRMQDGSGSTDYCYDRFGELVRKVQTTNGKVFVVRYAYTKAGQLSRLTYPDGAVVDYVRNAQGQTTEVGVTPPGGTRQVLLNQATYYPFGPVAGWTYGNGRPMQRVLDQDYRPLAVNDTRSDGLAVGFAFDPVGNLSALTAPGNTAPVIKLDYDPLGRLTAFKDGPTDTVIDGYTYDATGNRLSAKVNTSTQTYSYPSTSHRLSSVAGTARSYDAAGNTTAIGGTAVQYVYGANGRLTQVKRSSTTVANYAYNGRGEQVRRVGKTNVYTLYDESGHWLGDYDNNGAVVQQAIWLDDLPVGVLAKTTLRYVQPDHLGTPRAVIDPTRDVAIWRWDMKGEAFGATAPDQDPDKDGTAFVFDMRFPGQRYDALSGLNQNYFRDYEPGTGRYVQSDPIGLKGGISSYQYSLSSPLLRADASGLSTYIIITYDWGIGSHAALFIDTKNGADPFLYDPSGSYMNMQRGSGGLFEGKENGADLKSYISYQQGTGSQVRVIKLDTSKEVESKFKLDAEEIGDPRGLNCASSVSSVLDGYCGAISHTYFPGKLADMVEDARKAQSANACPVGESK encoded by the coding sequence ATGATCACGCTGCACCGCACTCGCAACTCTTCTGGCGCGCTACGCTTTGCGATGGTTCTGACGCTGCTCGCTTTGTTCGCGAGTTCGGCGTTCGCCGCGACCGAAGGGAAGAAGCAGCAATTCCTGGTGCGCGATGCAACGGGGAATTCATATGGACCCTACGACACGCAATCTCAGGCGGAAGCGGCTATTCGGACCATCCCAGGACCATCTGATGCACCCGATGCGTATCAATACGTGACAGAAATAAAATCGACATTCCTTTCTGAAAAGGGCGAAACTTCTGTAACGTATTGGATGGGTAAAAAAGATCGGAAGCTCCAATACTGGGGGGTTAACGGAATTACTTCGGACAATGAAGATGACTTTATTGTAAAGACAATTAATTTATTGAATGATGGTAATAGCCCTCCGTGCGTCTCCTCAACATTTGTAAGGGCCAGTGATTGGCATGTGTATTCTCAGGAATACAAGTACTTGGAGGTCGCTGATTTTCAATACACATCTTCAAGATTCGATAGTCGTGACGGCACGTGCGAGCCTGATGCTGATTTGCTTGAAATGCAACGAATATCGATCTGTCCAAACCCCTATTTGAACTGGGAGCCAGAGCAAAATGCGTGTGTGAATGAAGTCATTACGGCTACGATTACGACGATTCAGCCGCAGTGTGATGGGGATCAGAGTGGTAGTCCAGGTAGCGGTAACTCTGGCATGGTCGGCAACCCCTGCGACGTCAAGACCGGCGAGAAATTCCAGGCCGAGCGCGACCTCGATCTGGGCTGGATCACCCTGACGCGTTACTACCACTCGGGTATCGCACTGAACACGGGTGGATTCGGCCCTGGCTGGACCTTTTCGCACAGCCTGCGCCTGACGATCCAGGGCGACGCGCTTGGCCTAGTGGAGGGTAGCGGCTATGCCGTGCCGTTCCGCAAGATGGGTTCTGAATATCGCGCAGCCAATGCCTCGGGCGAACGCATCGTCGCCAACGGCGACCAGTGGGTCCTGTATCGCCAGGATGCGATCTACACCTTCGATGCCAAGGGCAAGCTGGTCTCGCGCATGGCCGAGGATGGCAGTGGGTGGGTGTACGGCTACAACGCGCGTGGACGCTTGCAAAGCATTGCGTCGCTGCAGGGGCGCTCCATCGAACTGGTGTATGCCGACGACAACGACGACGCGCTGATCACCGGCATCGTCTCAGGTGGGGTGCAATTGGCCAGCTACGTCTACGACCAGCAGCGCCTGACGAGCGTCACCTATGCCGACGGCAACAGCCGGATCTATCACTACGAGGACACGCGCTTCCCGCGCCATCTGACCGGCGTGACCACGGAAGATGGCCAGCGCTTCAGCACCTTCGCCTACGACGAGATCGGGCGTGCAATCTCCAGCCAGCACGCCGGTGGCATCGACGGCGTCACCCTGGCGTACTCCGACGCCGGCACCCGCGTCACCGATGCGTTGGGCGACATCAGCGACTACACGCTGACCAACGCCGGCGGCGCGTCGCCGAAGGTCGGCGCCGTGGCCCGGAACGACGGCACCTTGCAGTACAGCTACAACGATCAGTCCAGCGACTTCCGCCGCCGGCTCAGCAGCGTCACCGATCGCCGTGGCGTCCAGACCCAGCACACCTACGCCGAAGCGACCGAGAACGGTGTTGCGGTGAATATCCACACCGTGCGCGAGGCGGTCGGGCAACCGCAGGAGCGCACGACGACGACGCGTACCGCGGCTGGCAGCAATCGCCTACTGTCGGTGCAGACGGGCGGGCGCACCGTGTCCTACAGCTACAACGATCGTCTGCAGCCAGTGCAGATGACGAGCAGCGACACGGCTTCAGGCAAGCAGCGCACTATCACCTACAGCTACTGCGAAGCGTCCGACGTAGCCGCGACCGACAGTACCTGTCCGATCCTGGGCCTACCCAAGACGGTCGATGGCGCGCGCACCGACGTCAGCGACACCACTAGCTTCACTTACTACGCAACCGACGACAGCGCCTGCGCCATCTCCCCGACCACCTGCCCGCACCGCAAGGGCGACCTGTGGAAGGTGACCAATGCGCTGGGCCAGGTCACCGAGTACCTGGCCTATGACGGCGCCGGCCGCGTGCTGTCGGCGAAGAACGCCAATGGCGTGGTCACCGACTATTCGTATCACCCACGCGGTTGGCTGACCGCCAGCAAGGTGCGCGGAGCCGACGACAGCAGCGAGAGCGACGACCGCATCACCGCGATCGACTATTGGCCGACCGGGCTGGTCAAACAGGTGACGCAACCCGATGGCGCGTTCACCCGCTTCACCTACGACGCGGCGCATCGGTTGACCGATATCGCCGACAACGCCGGCAACACCATCCACTACACCCTGGACAATGCCGGCAACCGGCTCAAGGAAGACACCAAGGACGCATCGGGCGCGCTCAAGCGCACGCTTTCGCGCGTGTACAACCAGCTCGGCCAACTGGCGACGCAGGCCACCGCCCAAGGCGATCCGACCGACTTCGGTTACGACGGCAACGGCAACACCAAGACCATCACCGACGCGCTCGGGCATGCCACCCAGAACGACTACGACCCGCTCAACCGCCTGGCGCGCACCCTGCAGGACGTGGGTGGCATCGCCGCCGAGACCAAGTTCGGCTACGACGCCCTGGACAACCTGACCAAGGTCACCGACCCCAAGGGCCTGGACACCACCTACGCCTACAACGGCCTGGGCGACCTGACCAAGCTCACCAGCCCGGACACCGGTAGCACCACATACACCTACGACAGTGCCGGCAACCGCGCGACGCAGACCGATGCGCGCAACATCAAGACCAGCTACGGCTACGACGCGCTGAACCGGCTGACCCAGGTCACCTATCCGACCACCAGCCTCAACGTCAGCTATACCTACGACGTCAGCCAGAGCAGCTGCGCCAGCGGCGAGACCTATGGCGTCGGCCGGCTGACCCGGATGCAGGACGGCAGCGGCAGCACCGACTACTGTTACGACCGCTTCGGCGAGTTGGTGCGCAAGGTGCAGACCACCAACGGCAAGGTGTTCGTGGTCCGCTATGCCTACACCAAGGCCGGGCAGCTGAGCCGCCTGACCTACCCGGATGGGGCGGTGGTGGACTACGTGCGCAACGCCCAGGGCCAGACCACCGAGGTCGGCGTGACTCCGCCCGGCGGCACGCGACAGGTGCTGCTGAACCAGGCGACCTACTACCCGTTCGGCCCGGTCGCCGGGTGGACCTACGGCAACGGCCGTCCGATGCAGCGCGTGCTGGACCAGGACTATCGCCCGCTGGCGGTCAACGACACCCGCAGCGATGGCCTGGCGGTGGGCTTCGCCTTCGACCCGGTCGGTAATCTCAGCGCGCTGACCGCGCCCGGCAATACCGCGCCGGTCATCAAGCTGGACTACGACCCGCTGGGCCGGCTGACCGCGTTCAAGGACGGCCCGACCGATACGGTGATCGACGGCTATACCTACGACGCCACCGGCAACCGCCTCAGCGCCAAGGTCAATACCAGTACGCAGACCTACAGCTATCCGAGCACCAGTCACCGCCTGAGCAGCGTGGCCGGCACCGCACGTAGCTACGACGCGGCCGGCAACACCACCGCGATCGGCGGCACGGCCGTGCAGTACGTGTATGGCGCCAATGGCCGGCTGACACAGGTCAAGCGCAGCAGCACCACCGTGGCGAACTATGCCTACAACGGCCGTGGCGAGCAGGTGCGGCGGGTGGGCAAGACCAATGTCTACACGCTGTACGACGAGAGCGGTCACTGGCTGGGCGACTACGACAACAACGGCGCCGTCGTGCAGCAGGCGATCTGGCTGGACGATCTGCCGGTCGGCGTGCTGGCCAAGACCACGCTGCGCTATGTGCAGCCGGATCACCTGGGCACGCCGCGCGCGGTGATCGACCCGACCCGCGACGTGGCGATCTGGCGCTGGGACATGAAGGGCGAAGCCTTCGGTGCCACCGCGCCGGACCAGGATCCGGACAAGGATGGCACCGCCTTCGTGTTCGATATGCGGTTCCCGGGGCAGCGTTATGATGCGCTAAGTGGGCTCAACCAGAACTACTTCCGCGACTACGAGCCGGGCACTGGGCGGTATGTGCAGAGTGATCCGATTGGGTTGAAAGGAGGGATATCGTCTTATCAGTATTCTCTATCCAGCCCGCTCTTGAGGGCAGATGCATCAGGGCTATCGACATACATCATTATTACTTATGATTGGGGTATAGGCTCTCACGCTGCGCTTTTCATAGATACAAAAAACGGCGCAGATCCCTTTCTATATGATCCCTCCGGCAGCTACATGAACATGCAGCGAGGTAGTGGCGGCCTCTTTGAGGGCAAGGAAAACGGAGCAGACCTGAAATCTTATATCAGCTACCAGCAAGGTACAGGTAGCCAAGTGAGAGTTATAAAGCTAGATACATCTAAAGAAGTTGAAAGCAAATTCAAGCTCGATGCGGAGGAGATCGGGGACCCTCGCGGCTTGAACTGCGCGAGTTCGGTGTCTTCTGTTTTGGATGGCTATTGCGGTGCCATCAGCCATACTTATTTTCCTGGAAAATTGGCTGATATGGTAGAAGATGCAAGAAAAGCGCAGTCTGCTAATGCCTGTCCGGTTGGAGAATCAAAGTGA
- a CDS encoding chemotaxis protein CheB — protein MFANDGDATATPVALLARPGKARERLREALHLVGAAIVLEDDPGAIDAQTLADAGPSAVLIALEPAIEDALERLDAALALPGVTVIFDEAELAARREGWEAQRWARHLAAKLQGHQDVLPPGRETETGLQPEPGLPATPAQLHDDAPIGLHVDEATSFAEAAPQDGMYTWQPPADVAPGFEELQFARAEAAASEASAVPAAPHADAPPAAPASAPAALPASAWSLVDDDAPLLAAAPRAPQPVPQFSTEGLSLVALESEEPTATSGAGTRADVARGAVLVMAGIGGPDAIRRLLAALPERFPLPLLVQLRLDGGRYGNLVKQIARVSALPVLLAEAGEPVAPGNVYILPDDVGVQGTAGLRFVAQDAGASVVAGLPAAHSAVLLLSGSDPQQVEAVLALAAQGAWVAGQSGDGCYDPAAGAQLILQGHPGGDPAQLAQALTARWSG, from the coding sequence GTGTTCGCGAATGACGGCGACGCCACTGCCACGCCGGTTGCGTTGCTGGCCCGTCCCGGCAAGGCGCGCGAGCGCCTGCGCGAAGCGCTGCATCTGGTCGGCGCCGCGATCGTGCTGGAGGACGACCCCGGTGCGATCGACGCGCAGACCCTGGCCGATGCCGGCCCCAGTGCGGTGCTGATCGCGCTGGAGCCGGCGATCGAGGACGCGCTGGAGCGGCTGGATGCGGCGCTGGCGCTGCCCGGCGTCACCGTGATCTTCGACGAGGCCGAGCTGGCCGCGCGCCGCGAAGGCTGGGAAGCGCAGCGCTGGGCGCGGCACCTGGCGGCCAAGCTGCAAGGCCACCAGGACGTGCTGCCGCCCGGCCGCGAGACCGAAACCGGCCTGCAGCCGGAGCCGGGCCTGCCGGCGACGCCGGCGCAATTGCACGACGACGCGCCGATCGGCCTGCACGTCGACGAAGCCACCAGCTTCGCCGAGGCCGCGCCGCAAGACGGCATGTACACCTGGCAGCCGCCGGCCGACGTCGCCCCCGGTTTCGAGGAACTGCAGTTCGCGCGCGCCGAGGCCGCTGCCAGCGAAGCATCTGCGGTGCCGGCTGCACCGCATGCCGATGCCCCACCGGCTGCACCCGCATCCGCACCCGCGGCTTTGCCGGCCAGTGCCTGGTCGCTGGTCGACGACGACGCCCCCTTGCTTGCCGCCGCGCCGCGTGCGCCGCAACCGGTCCCGCAGTTCTCCACCGAAGGCCTGTCGCTGGTTGCGCTGGAGTCGGAAGAGCCCACGGCCACCAGCGGCGCCGGCACCCGCGCCGACGTCGCGCGTGGGGCGGTGCTGGTGATGGCCGGCATCGGCGGCCCCGACGCGATCCGCCGCCTGCTTGCCGCACTGCCGGAACGCTTCCCGCTGCCGCTGCTGGTGCAGTTGCGCCTGGATGGCGGCCGCTACGGCAACCTGGTCAAGCAGATCGCGCGCGTGTCCGCGCTGCCGGTGCTGCTGGCCGAGGCCGGCGAGCCGGTCGCCCCCGGCAACGTCTACATCCTGCCCGACGACGTCGGCGTACAGGGCACCGCCGGCCTGCGCTTCGTCGCCCAGGACGCCGGCGCCTCCGTGGTCGCCGGCCTGCCGGCCGCACATAGCGCGGTGCTGTTGCTCAGCGGCAGCGACCCGCAGCAGGTGGAGGCCGTGCTGGCGCTGGCCGCGCAGGGCGCCTGGGTAGCCGGGCAATCCGGCGACGGCTGCTACGACCCCGCCGCCGGCGCGCAACTGATCCTGCAGGGCCATCCCGGCGGCGATCCGGCGCAGTTGGCCCAGGCCTTGACCGCGCGGTGGAGCGGCTGA